DNA sequence from the Glycine soja cultivar W05 chromosome 18, ASM419377v2, whole genome shotgun sequence genome:
TTCAAATAACTTGAATAAACATCCAAAATTTGAACATTAACTTCACTGTATTCTTATATAAATGTCTCAAAAATTAACTAACAGTGAGTTTAGAAGTCCTCAGTTTACAACCAACAATAAAAGTCTCATACCGGTAGGTTAGATCAGCTCATGGATTGTAGATGACATCAGACTCAAGAAAGACAAAATTCGAAGGGATATTATTCATTATGATATCCCACTTAACAATATCTTCCTATTTCCTTTGGTTCCCGCCACTCTTTTCCAGAGTTAAAAAGCAAGCACTCTACTCTCCACACCGTGCTTCAGCAGCCTTGTTTGAGCATAACCACCTTAacaaacttttctttttctcaattgGTGCCGCACCAATGTCTCCTAATATACAATCATTCTGAATTTTGTCCTTTCTTGTGTGGCCACACATCCAGAATTTTATGTTTCTGGTCTCTATAAATTCCAGCAGTATATTATGGGCATGGATACAGCTATAACCTCATTGAATTGAATTCTTCTTGTTTGTAATAGATTATATCTTTGTAATACAATTTGACTAGTTGTGTTATGCATTTGGAAGGACAAGCTGTTATCTAATGTTACATTTACTACTACACAACGTTGCAGGAGTGTCTGCTTGGCcttctaaaaacaaaaactgtGATATACATAACTCATCAAGTAGAGTTCTTACCTGATGCTGATCTAATATTGGTAAGTCATTCGTATTTTTCATTCTAatgaattcaaataaatatcagAATTTACTGTTAtcaatgtttttcttttgcttaCAATTTGTGTAGGTCATGAGAGAAGGAAGGATAACTCAATCAGGAAAATACAATGACATTCTCAGGTCAGACACTGATTTTATGGAACTTGTAGGTGCACATAGAGAAGCTTTGTCTTCAGTTATGTCCTCAGAGAGAATTCCCACACTTGAAACAGTGAATATCTCCACAAAGGACTCAGATTCATTAAGATATTTTGAACTTGagcaagaagagaaaaacatagATGACCATCATGATAAGTCAGATGACACAGTTAAGCCAAAAGGCCAACTGATTCAAGAGGAAGAACGGGAAAAGGGTAGAGTTCGGTTTAAGGTCTACTGGAAATACATCACAACAGCTTATGGAGGAGCTTTTGTACCCTTTATATTGCTCTCACAGACACTTACCACGGTTTTTCAGATTGGAAGCAACTATTGGATGACTTTAGAAACTCCTATTTCTGCAACTGCAGAAACTGGTATTGAAAGCTTTACCCTTATGGTTGTCTATGTTGCTTTGGCGATTGGAAGTTCATTTTTCAACCTTGTCATATCAGTTCTTAGAGAGATAGCTGGATACAAGACAGCCACTATACTCTTTAATAAAATGCATTTTTGCTTTTTCCGAGCACCAATGTCATTTTTTGATGCCACCCCAAGTGGGAGAATCCTTAATAGAGTATGTCACAATTTGTTGATTCTTCTTGACTGGTTTAATTTGAagagacaacttatttttaattgatcatGACAGTAAATTATTTATGACAGTTTGATTTCTCTATTTCCTTTTTCAATTGACCATGTTGAATATATTTGCTGTCTAaacttttggttttaatttatgttGCAGGCTTCAacagatcaaaacacaatagaCATAAGCATTTCATATTTGGTATGGGTATTTACCTTCATTTTGATTCACCTCTTGGGAACTATTGTTGTGATGTCTCAAGCTGCATGGCAGGTGTTTATAGTATTGATTCCTATCACGGCCACTTGCATATGGTACCAGGTAGTTTTCTGGACAATGTCTAACCAATATCATATGACACCACTAACATCAGAAGTCACTTAATGAATCTGATGTTGACTTTTATTCCTCCTTTTTTGTCTTTCAAGGAACATGTTTTCCTCATTGATTCAACATTTAaagtgaaattgattttatcatAATTCTCAAGAGTTctgagaggaagaagaaagagaacaaTGTAATCTCTCTAATATTATTGTGCAAATTAACAATAGTATTATGTATGCTAAAAGAGTGCTTCAATATATGCAGCGATACTATTCTGCATCAGCACGGGAACTGGCACGATTAGTTGGTATATGCCAAGCTCCTGTTATACAACATTTTTCGGAAACAATTTCTGGATCAACAACCATAAGATGTTTTGAGCAAGAATCGAGATTTAATGACATACATATGAAACTGATAGATAGATATTCTCAACCCAGATTATACAGTGCCAGTGCAATAGAATGGTTGGCTTTCAGATTGGATATTCTATCCATTACCACATTTGCCTTCTGTTTggtttccttgatatcttttccAAATTCAATTACTGCTCCGGGTAAGTACTTTGGATTACATACATTCACTAGTCATATATACATTACTCTTTATAACATTAGGCATAAAACTTCATTCCTTTCCtacttcaattttgtttttgtcaagGCATTGCGGGATTAGCTGTGACGTATGGGCTTAATCTAAATGAactacaatataatttaatctggGATCTTTGCAATTTGGAAAATGAATTTATATCCGTAGAAAGAATACTTCAATACACCTCCATCCCAAGTGAAGCTCCTCTTACAATAAAAGACAACCAACCAGATCATTCTTGGCCATCATTTGGAGAAGTTCATATCCAGGATTTACAGGTACCTTTCAAAAGTTATTCATTTGCTTCATTCTGAATTGAAGGATAAACTTGGTTACAAATATGTCCTGATCTTTTTTATTAACGAGGAAGTGGGTGATTCAGGTTCGATATGCGCCTCATTTGCCTCTAATTTTACGTGGTCTTACTTGCACTTTCGCTGCTGGAGCAAAAACTGGCATTGTGGGAAGAACAGGAAGTGGAAAATCAACTCTAGTGCTAACACTTTTTCGACTTCTTGAACCTGTTGCTGGACAGATATTGATAGATAGTGTTGACATATCTTTGATTGGAATTCATGATTTGAGGTCCAGACTGAGCATTATTCCACAGGATCCAACAATGTTTGAAGGGACTGTTCGAAGCAACTTGGACCCCCTGGAAGAATACACAGATGAACAGATTTGGGAGGTAATTTGGATTTTCTGACATTATGAAGAACTTGTGTTGCCTCTTTTAGTGCAAGTTAtgcatatattaatatataagttatattttaggCTCTAGATATGTGCCAACTTGGAGATGAAGTAAGGAAGAAAGAAGGGAAACTTGACTCCTCAGGTTTGACTTCTCAAAACTTTGAACATAGATATAGGGTGTGTTACTAGTGACACTTACTAATTATATGACTACATGTGGTGAGAAAGTACTCCCTCTGGTCCACAATATAAGGCACCATTTAGAAAGAATTGATGGTCCTTTTTATAAGGCATTTTACAATTCctataaaacatttaattttccCCCATTATTTGCCCTTATTAAATACTTATTTGTGCTTTTTATTGATTATGGTATTACTTATCATCTTGAGTTTTTGAAGTTACTGAGAATGGAGAAAATTGGAGTATGGGCCAAAGGCAATTGGTGTGCCTCGGCCGCGTTCTACTAAAGAAAAGCAAGATATTGGTGCTTGATGAAGCTACTGCCTCAGTTGATACAGCCACAGATAATATTATTCAGCAAACAGTGAAGcaacatttttcagaatgtacAGTCATTACCATTGCTCATAGAATAACTTCAATCCTGGATAGTGACATGGTTCTGTTTCTAAATCAAGGTAAGCatcactttctttttttcttctttatttgtcagttcttttactttttttttcatcatgaaTGTGGATATGATTTCTCTTCATATCAATTCTTCAGGGCTCATTGAGGAATATGATTCACCAAAGAAACTACTTAAGAACAATTCTTCATCTCTTGCTCAACTAGTTGCAGAATACACAAGGAGATCAAACTGTGGTTTTGGAACTTAAACTGATACTGAATTGAAAATTAGCCTGGAATCAGATATGTTGTTAGTGATATATATAAGGAAAACATAAAGTGAGATTAAATTTCATTATTCAATGAGTGCTCAAAACTGAGCATGAGAAAAGTATATGGTAATTTTGTGTAACAGTTAAATTGAAGGACATATTCTGTTGAAAAAGAAGATACAGTGAGATTAAATTCCATAATTTAATCAGTACTCAATGTTAGAAAGTGTCACATCACCATCACCAcctatttcaattttcaaaatacaCGTGTGTTAAACAGCTTCGtatcaattggttttaagttaaaatataatactaaaaagTAAGACTAAGCAATATTTGGTAATTGTGAAAAAGTTCAATTCGAGGGCATATTCTGTTTGCAGCCCTGTATCGAATCGATCCAGGAATTGGTCCaagtttcgatttttttttttaatttctgttggcattttgaaacaaaatattgTTACGAATCTCCATGTCATTGGGTTGACTATATCTTTTTCAAGGAATAATAGAACAAGATTACCAGATCATTTTGGGAATGGAAAATGGATATCTGGAACGAATCTTGATATGATGAAGATATATTAAAAacgaatttttaaattgaatgcatGAAAAGACATAAGTAATATACGTgtttattttctgaattttaaattatattaaatttctgtaaaaaaaaagtatattaaatttagaagtggattataaaataattttgtatgtgGAGTGTAGTACTTTGTTGCATGAAAGTGtgttttgtaagaattttgAGGAGTTTTTAATCAGGTTATAAACtattttgacaaaataaatagtatcataattaaaaattactgataagttaaaaattattaaatataaatacaatattttaaaattttaatgtattaaatattatatattttattaaatatatctgttttttttttaatgtttacgGGTAGTGACTAATAACATTCATATTGTTtacattattttgttatttttaagttaaaataaataagaatttaaaaggATAGATGAAAATGAGGACAGGAGGACAACTTGTGTAAAAGAAAATCTTACAAGGGACGGGTGATCAATTGACATTTGACATTTGATAGTTGCAGCTGTATTTCATCTCTCAATGCACTAGGATTGATGTTGAAAGCCTGAAACAAATATCGTAGTTATTTATGAAGACTGTatagtattattttatgttggagttaataattcaaaaaattctaactcaactttttttttcttagctgCTTACATTTAATAATGAGTTTAAGATTAGGTAATCTTGGTGTAAAAAAGTTTACATtgttaatcaataaaaatcattgttaatataattttaaaatataaaaataagataagaaacTTGTTATGAGAGTGTTTGGTTTGGCGATAGACCCACACGCAATCAAAACTGTGGTAATACCGTTATAAAATTAAAGCAACTCAATAATACTTTTCATTATATATTGGtcataaaaataaaggaaaggtGATATACTTTAAACGTACTGCTAAATCAAGCATACACTATGTATTTGTGATTCTCCCATCCTTATTCTTGCCATTTACATTTCTATATGCAGTAAGTCATTATTGGTCATTCCATTTCATTGCTTTCATTATATTAACATCTTACGACTATTATttgtttatcttcttttttttaataactttagtTAATTACGTTTTCTAATTTAGTACTTATTTTTCACAGACTTAATATGTCTGTacattttgatgatgatcaagtATTTTAGCCCagcttttttctcaaaaaaaaagaagtatttTAGCCCGGCTTTAAAATAACTTTTCCACATGATAATTTCGAAATATAGATTTCTTACTAACGCGCTGAAGCTGAAGAAGTCTGTATTTTATTCCAATATGGTGTGGATttagttcttttctttttaagataGTCTTGTACTCAAAATGTTGAATTCCAAATATAATAAAGAATGTGTCTAATATTCTGAGTCTGAATGAAGCAGGTGTACAAATGCAGATACAAACATTGTAATTTTAGCTCAACTTACAACTATATATGAAGCACTTTTGCATTATATttccaatattttcttttggatttactattttttattcgttaaattttttaaaagaattgtaTTTAATCCctgaattttttattgatatttagtcatttaacttttatttcattgtaacttttagtctcttaattttttttcgtctttacttttagttccttaaaatgattaaaaataaggatagaaaaaaattaaagaactaaaagtaagaaaaaaaaattaaaaactataaaaagacTTAacaatttagaaactaaaaataaaaaatttaaggactcaaaacataattttttatttttttattttggattggTTATGAATCTTAAAACACATTTCAATGCAATTGTTGTCTTCATGGCCATACACGGCTTTGTACATAAACATTATATTATGTCTTCATTTGTTAGTGTACTCACTTAAGACACACACCATGACAACACTCCCATCTCCCTCACTCCTCTTTATCCTCCCAAACCTTAAATTCTCCAAAACACGTGCCCAGTGTGTCAACGGTTTGCTTTGTATCCACCCCAAATGCACTGTTAAGTTTTCTTCTCGTGTCAATGCTTTCACTCTCGTAGCAAACCCCACCACTAGACAGGTTATTACTCTCCCCCTTGATCAATCTATAGACAAAGATTTTGCAAGTCAACTCATTTTGGATACAACGCTGATCAAGATGAGTTCAAAGTTCTTGGCATGGTTATGTATCAAGGTGGTTCTCATCATGAGGTCAAGGTTTTCATTGTGACACTTCATGGAGGGTTATTTCTCCTAAAAGACACTATGCTTTGATGTACCATGACCTTTTGTCCGCTTTTGGTAAGAAGGGCCTTTGTGTGAATGGTGCTATTTATTGGACATGTTCAACTGGTCTTCTTAGATTCGATGTGGGGACTGAACAGTTCAGGGGTCATGCCTGCTCCTCCAAGATATCTGGAGGGAGTTGTTTGGAATTTGAAGCACCTGAATCTCATGGAAATTCATGGTTGTTTGTGTTTGCCTGGACACACGTACAATAATAGCAGAAATTTGAAGTTGTGGATTTTGATGGACTACATGTGGGAGCAACAAAAAAGTGTTGTCCTCCCTTCTAGGGTTATTTTTCCACTCTGTAGAGTCCCCACAGGTGAGATCCTACTTCTGCCATATTTTCTTGATAGATGTGTTGGAGAAGCCTACAGTGACATGGACACAACAAGCTCCAGGAGTCTTGTGGTCATGGAAATGCCTTGTGATCCATTGTGGGGTGATCATACATTAGTAGACTTTGACATTTTCtattctcaagaaagcttcagGCTATTAAGTGAAGAGACTTAGtgcatatatatttgttttattgttgCAAAGAGACTTTTAGGGCAAAATGAGATTTGCAAAAGCATCCAAATCCTTCATTTTGCAACGTTGAGTTTGTGAACCATTAGatttttcttggaattcatgcacCGCATTTAGAACGGAAATCTAAGCATAGCCTTAGCCTTAGGTTTATCTCTTTTTAGATAGCAATACTCCTTCTTGCTTGaagagatgttttttttataattgtttttatttccaAACATTAAGGGCTTTATGCTTTCTGGGTGTTATCTTAAATGGCATTTCCAACATTTGGAATGACATTGCTTTTGATGTTCTGTTTATTTCTGGACGTACCGTGACAGTTAGTGAATAGTTATATTTTGCAGCCTAGTCCATCGTGTATGCTCTTGCAAAGTTCGCTCCTATAGTAGCTAACCTCTTCTTGTCATTCAATTCCTATAgcacataatcaaattaatctaCATTATAATGgaaaaattatatacaaaatgaaaatcaaagggTAAGGATCATGTGTGGCAAAATTCAGACAAAGGATTGATTAGACCGTGTTAGCCGTGCTCTTTTCAAGGTTCTCATATATGATTCCATCATTGCCATAATAATTGGAAGCTGCAGCTGCAGTGGTGAAAAGGGTATTTGCCAAAGGAGCTGGCACGGAAGTGAGCTTCACATTGAGCTCGAAATATGCAAGGATCCAGCCAAGAAAATGTATTGATATTAAAATCATCTCACTATAATAGTGatgttaaacatatttttatactaaatttattaaatctATCATGCTCAAGTAACTATGAATTGCAGATATGTTTGAATAAACTATATTTCATCATTATGTTTCtctaattatgttttattaacattttttatatttattatataattattattaggatatcattttaaaaaaattaactaattggaagttttgattttattatgtaataacttGTACTAAATATCTATCGATAATATTTatagaggaaaaaaatgaacataatTGTATGTATCAGCTACAAAGAATAAGTCATAATTAAGTTTTGCTAGTTGCTTCAGTTTTGTGTTTGCAGGCCTCTTATATGCTTTAAAAAGTTGttcatatatttttcatgtatCTTGAATTCTTGATGATAGTTTGGCCGTCAATATAGTACTTAAATTCTTTTAGATTGGTACAATCTTTAGATATTGACTTTGATGTTGCTCTTGTATATACATACATTAAATACATTTGTAACCATTATTTGGTTAAATCTTTTGATCTCTTTCCTCTCTCGTTGTCTTGTATCTGAAACGATGTAGTTGCATGTTGTTCATCATGTAGAGATGACTACAAAAagtgaaattaattataaaaaaaaaaaatacattctaaaacgGTTGTCCTTAAGATTGTCTTAGAATATTATACATTTTACAACGGTTCATTACAACCGTCGTCGTAGATGTCCACACTTTCTACAACACCTGATACGACGATGGTCAATAATCAATGTTATAAGTTACAAATAATCGATGTAGAAGGCTTTCATTGTAGTAGTATAACATGAGACTTTGCACCAAACATGATCAATTGTGGGGTTCATTCTAGTTTATGTAAGAATTAGAACCACGaaagacaacaaaaaaaaaaatataaataaataaatgagtacATCTACTAGTAGGTTACGGAGGAAAAAAATTCTATAAGAAATTTTAACCTTTCTTTAAACATATCACTACACGTGGGCAGTGCAATTTGTTGCTGTCATGTAATCCTATACATAATTCAGTGTTAGTCCTACTATGTACTATAAACCTGTATGAACACTTAACTCTAGTCTAGTGAACAAAAGGAGGGGATTACTGTCGCCAAAGATATCAAATCAAGAGAGCTGAAGTCAGAAGTTAGAATGGTTCAGAAGTCCATCAATGGCCACAATGTTTGGTCGAGCACCCCTTTTGTAGATGTTGGATTAATCCCACTCCTATGATCCTTGTGTCATTGGTCTGTAATACACAAAATTGATATATTGGCATTTATAACGAGTTATattgcaatattttttaaacaactttttttgtatatattctAGACCATCCAAAAAAGTTATAGGATAAGGAAAGTGGTTGAGATATTATATTCATACAACAACTTCGATAAAACTTCAGTTTCTCTCTGCCTCTCTCAATACCATTTATCTTATTTCACACTTTGCTAGCTCGTCTTCTTATTTCTCTTATGTGTAAgttgtataaatttatttataattaaaatttcttttaaaaagattGTACCTTTTGATCTCTCTCATCTTTTAAGTATTTGGTGATTTGACATTTTACAAGTgtgaaaaaaagtataaaaacaaTGTGTTGTGAAACAatcatttttttcactaaatgaTGCAATAGACTCCCGGTGATCTAATAGCACAGAATGAAGGTGTAATAAGTTTGTTTCactaaattagtaaattttgtgTGTAACATCATCACCCATGATAAAAGtagtttctttacctcttccaAACCTCGATTTACGAAGACATTGTCGCATACTATGTTCATTCCAATGCAACATCTCATCATTTTTATCTGATGGGATTATTTTTGGCTCCACAGGCTCACCATGTTTTCTGTGGCCCTGTAAAAGTTTTGGTGCATAAAATAAGATGCAAACTAATAGAAATAGAATAATAGGAATTTTCATATCAAGATTTCATATACGATCCTCACTTTGTGAAAACATCACAACTAAATTTCCATCAAAAGtaagcaaaaaataataagaaaccCTTATTTGGTCATTGAAAGATTCTAAGAACAATAATTTAGTTTGCAAATGATATACACCAGTTTGGTCCTCTAGTGACATTTGAGgaattaaattatcatttaagaAGTTACTATTCACTAGAACTAAATTAATGACACTTGaggaataaaattatcatttgagAATCATGTTGATGTTACTGATCCTTGGAGAATTAAGTTATAGATTACTCTTTTTATAATAGTAAAGAAAGTTTTACACAACCACTagtgaatcaaaattaaatacacTAGAAAATAATTATCTCCAGCTATTAGTAAAAAACACGTGTTGGGAGTTAGTTGCCAAGCCTGAGATGATTTcagtttatattataaaaagtgGTACATTGGCCATGACCAACAATGATAACCTTAAGGTTTTGTTTGATCACAAAAAGTGTTTACATTCACCTGAGGATTTCATAACTTACCTGAGTATCTATCAAAGCATCCATTTTATCTGTGAAATCAAAGTCCATGTAATAATTTGAGTTGTATGTATCAGCTACatcaaatgatttttgttgAACACGAGGAGCCAGGTACTTTTTTGATACATAGTTGGAAGTCACATCCTGATGGTTTGTGTTGTAACTATGTTTCCTTTCTGAAACTTCTATCCCATGTTCTGTTAAAACATATGTGCCTTTTGCAAAGGTTGGATCCAGAGCACTGACTTTTCTTATTGAGCCATTTGACAATATGGATGAAGCTTTTGGTTTTCTCCTTTTAGCCCATGTAAAGCCACTAGATCCCGAGACTGGTGATGGTCCTGAGTATACACTGTATCCATTGCAACCATTCACCACTTGGGCAGCCTCTGACTTCGCATCATATGAAGGCTTTGGTTGCTCTTTATGCATAGCTCCTGCTACTTTTCCTTTTGTAACATGTGCCCTACCATCATCTGGAGCAGCATTTTGAGAATCATTCTGCATTTCCTTCACAAAGAAAAAAGGCAAGTGAATAAAAgtagctatttttttttctagtcgTGTGGCATTGTGCAATTAAAGCAAGAGCACCTCTTTCAAAGCTGGTTTGTTGAAATTGATATGGTCATGGGAAACTTTGTGGACTTGTCTTTGCCTTTTTGATGTTACGGCCTCTCTCACTTTACCTCCATTCTTTTTCCTGAGCATAAGATTAAGACTTCGGTCACAGAAATAGgaaataaatcaaacaaaatttcaatAGAAACATTTGGTTAAATTTTGAATCATTTGATTACTTAAGATGCCAGGTTAATGgtttaaatgaatatttaaaacCATAAGGAGATTAtgaatataaagataaaaaacaatgaATAACTTATTCCCCTGGTTTATAATTACCAACTTTTTCACTTGAGATGCCTAATTCTCCTGCATAAGGTTTTGATAGAATGAATATATGTGGATGTGGCGAAATATTAggccttggcctttgaagatgATGCAACCTTTAATTTTCATTCCGTAGAATAATGATAACTAGATTCATgaataagactcaaagcatgagaaaaaatcaagaataaAATAGCTTTATCGTGACTATTTTCTAAGAATAGAAGACAAGACCACTGACCACATATGATATACCTGCGCACATCTTCCCAATTTTTGGCATCCATTTCTTTGCTTGGTGGATACTTTGGCAGGAGTGATGGATTACAAGCATATGGCTTGGTGCTGAAATACTACAGAAGGTACAACATGAAACATAGAATCAGAAATCAAACTTAATTCTGTGCAATAGGCAACAGTGAGCAAACATCTTAATAGCATAGCATTTTCAGAATAACAATTATGAAAATTACACATGAAACACCATCCTCAAAGTTAACCCATGAAACTCATTCTTTATGATAAAGataaatcttattaaaaaaaggaagaagaataaaatgCATAAAGAATTCACCTCAGACATGAGGGCAGAGGAGGCAGTCCCACGTTTAGAGGGATCAATGGAAAGTAAGGTCTCTAGTAGGTTTACAGCAGTTGCAGGAAAACCCCTACACCGCTCCTTAAGAGAAGTTTTGTAATTAGTCCGAGGCTTAAACATTGTGGCCAGAGGAAGCTTATTCTTTTTCCAGAACTCCTCTGGTGGAGAACCACAAAGCTTGAAAATTTTGTGTAATTGTTCAACCTGTAGATTAAAGAAGAATATACAACAAATCAAGCCACCAAAGTTTTAGTGTTAGCCTGACAGATGCATTGCTAGTCTAGCCTAGTAAATTCCTTTgtatcattatttttctttgaatttatcttgtttgattatcCTTAGAAGGATGAATAATGTCTTGATTTTTATCTCACTGAAGTCAAAGCCATATGGCAATTTCATGATCCTATTAATTAATGTGATGTACCGATAAGGTAAATTTCTGTTAGGGATGTAAAAATGTTTTAACAGTGTATATAAATTAAGAGAAATCATAGTAAAAGACTCCTTAACATACTAATTTGAACACACCCTCTACTATTAGCTGAAACTTATTGAAAATCTCAAAATTTCGTGATCTCACTTCAAATTTAATGATCCCCACTTATAATTTTgggatttttaataaattccaaCCAATAGTAG
Encoded proteins:
- the LOC114395199 gene encoding protein IMPAIRED IN BABA-INDUCED STERILITY 1-like isoform X1; the protein is MGCASSKKTVAGAGDSTPEGPCVVPSSSRRRSNNGLGRNQNGVVGEAREGEAREEWSKGSLREGNGSVSLRLSCRFVEAEQNAAGWPPWLTSVAGEAIQGWVPLKTDSFERLDKIGQGTYSSVFQAREVKTGRMVALKKVHFDKFQAESIRFMAREILILRTLDHPNIMKLEGIITSKLSNSIYLVFEYMEHDLAGLVASPDIKFTDSQIKCYMRQLLSGIEHCHLKGIMHRDIKVSNILVNNEGVLKIADFGLANTLVPNSKQPLTSRVVTLWYRPPENLLGSTNYGVSVDLWSVGCVFAELFLGKPILKGRTEVEQLHKIFKLCGSPPEEFWKKNKLPLATMFKPRTNYKTSLKERCRGFPATAVNLLETLLSIDPSKRGTASSALMSEYFSTKPYACNPSLLPKYPPSKEMDAKNWEDVRRKKNGGKVREAVTSKRQRQVHKVSHDHINFNKPALKEEMQNDSQNAAPDDGRAHVTKGKVAGAMHKEQPKPSYDAKSEAAQVVNGCNGYSVYSGPSPVSGSSGFTWAKRRKPKASSILSNGSIRKVSALDPTFAKGTYVLTEHGIEVSERKHSYNTNHQDVTSNYVSKKYLAPRVQQKSFDVADTYNSNYYMDFDFTDKMDALIDTQGHRKHGEPVEPKIIPSDKNDEMLHWNEHSMRQCLRKSRFGRDQ
- the LOC114395199 gene encoding protein IMPAIRED IN BABA-INDUCED STERILITY 1-like isoform X2 — translated: MGCASSKKTVAGAGDSTPEGPCVVPSSSRRRSNNGLGRNQNGVVGEAREGEAREEWSKGSLREGNGSVSLRLSCRFVEAEQNAAGWPPWLTSVAGEAIQGWVPLKTDSFERLDKIGQGTYSSVFQAREVKTGRMVALKKVHFDKFQAESIRFMAREILILRTLDHPNIMKLEGIITSKLSNSIYLVFEYMEHDLAGLVASPDIKFTDSQIKCYMRQLLSGIEHCHLKGIMHRDIKVSNILVNNEGVLKIADFGLANTLVPNSKQPLTSRVVTLWYRPPENLLGSTNYGVSVDLWSVGCVFAELFLGKPILKGRTEVEQLHKIFKLCGSPPEEFWKKNKLPLATMFKPRTNYKTSLKERCRGFPATAVNLLETLLSIDPSKRGTASSALMSEYFSTKPYACNPSLLPKYPPSKEMDAKNWEDVRRKKNGGKVREAVTSKRQRQVHKVSHDHINFNKPALKENDSQNAAPDDGRAHVTKGKVAGAMHKEQPKPSYDAKSEAAQVVNGCNGYSVYSGPSPVSGSSGFTWAKRRKPKASSILSNGSIRKVSALDPTFAKGTYVLTEHGIEVSERKHSYNTNHQDVTSNYVSKKYLAPRVQQKSFDVADTYNSNYYMDFDFTDKMDALIDTQGHRKHGEPVEPKIIPSDKNDEMLHWNEHSMRQCLRKSRFGRDQ